One region of uncultured Sulfurimonas sp. genomic DNA includes:
- the flgC gene encoding flagellar basal body rod protein FlgC, whose amino-acid sequence MSFLSSFDISGYGLSAQRVRVNTISQNIANAQTTRTEEGGPYRRKEVVFKAIDFNEHFNKALKNTTNSAKYEDPLNEGDFAKEVNPAIMSVVVDKISRDDREPKMKFDPAHPDADANGYVAYPNINPVVEMADLVEATRSYQANVAAFESSKDMANSAISLFQ is encoded by the coding sequence ATGTCATTTTTAAGTAGTTTTGATATTAGCGGTTATGGATTAAGTGCTCAAAGAGTTCGTGTAAATACTATCTCTCAAAATATCGCAAATGCTCAAACAACTAGAACTGAAGAAGGTGGTCCTTACAGAAGAAAAGAGGTAGTTTTTAAGGCTATTGACTTTAATGAACACTTTAACAAAGCCCTTAAAAACACGACAAATAGTGCCAAATATGAAGATCCATTAAATGAAGGTGATTTTGCTAAAGAAGTAAATCCTGCTATAATGAGTGTAGTAGTAGATAAAATTTCTAGAGATGACAGAGAACCAAAGATGAAATTTGACCCAGCACATCCAGATGCAGATGCGAATGGTTATGTTGCGTATCCAAATATTAATCCTGTTGTCGAAATGGCCGATTTAGTAGAAGCGACTCGTTCTTATCAAGCAAATGTAGCTGCATTTGAGAGTTCAAAAGATATGGCGAATTCTGCGATTTCGTTATTTCAATAA
- a CDS encoding peptidoglycan DD-metalloendopeptidase family protein has protein sequence MIRFFLLLLLTTTLFSSQVERFRWLKGETYLIFLEKQKLPLKQLYYDLDTDDQRLTEEMRTGVNCQILKDKDGIIEQVLLPLNDELQIHIFKHDDKYNFEAIPIVSETKTEAFTLTINNSPYYDIIKATGSKKLAQIFVASFKNSLNFKRDLRKGDTLVMIYDQKYRLGRPFSMPTLKVAMIEMRRKQHFIYLNDDDRYYDEKGHEVEGFLLARPVRGARISSYFTKRRFHPVLKKWKAHLGVDYAARRGTPIVAAGSGRVIYAARLGSYGNLVKIRHDDGYETRYAHMKSFRRGIKRGKYVKKGDTIGYVGNTGRSTGPHLHFELRKHGQAINPLRVVQVTTKKLKGKEAKAFLKLKENYDQNVKLHLTNKTLFAKPQKVEKVCYFFNGGVPKKT, from the coding sequence ATGATACGTTTTTTCTTACTTCTTTTACTAACAACTACTCTTTTTTCATCACAAGTTGAGCGATTTCGATGGCTTAAAGGCGAAACTTACTTAATCTTTTTAGAAAAGCAAAAACTTCCACTTAAGCAACTCTACTATGATTTAGATACCGATGATCAAAGGCTTACAGAGGAGATGCGAACAGGCGTTAATTGCCAAATTTTAAAAGATAAAGATGGGATTATTGAACAAGTTTTACTTCCTTTAAATGATGAACTTCAAATTCATATATTTAAACACGATGATAAGTATAATTTTGAAGCCATTCCAATAGTAAGTGAAACAAAAACAGAGGCTTTTACACTCACTATAAACAACTCTCCATACTACGACATCATAAAAGCAACAGGTTCAAAAAAACTTGCTCAAATATTTGTAGCAAGTTTCAAAAATTCGCTAAATTTTAAACGCGATCTTAGAAAAGGTGACACTTTGGTTATGATATATGATCAAAAATATCGTCTTGGTCGCCCTTTTTCTATGCCTACACTAAAAGTTGCAATGATTGAGATGCGACGCAAACAGCACTTTATATACTTAAATGATGATGATAGATATTATGATGAAAAAGGGCACGAGGTAGAGGGATTTTTGCTAGCTCGTCCTGTTCGAGGTGCTAGAATATCTTCGTACTTTACAAAAAGAAGATTTCACCCTGTACTTAAAAAATGGAAAGCTCACTTAGGTGTTGATTATGCAGCTAGACGTGGGACTCCTATAGTTGCGGCGGGAAGTGGAAGAGTTATCTATGCAGCTAGACTTGGAAGTTATGGAAACCTTGTTAAAATCCGTCATGATGATGGATATGAGACTAGATATGCGCATATGAAATCATTTCGCAGAGGTATAAAAAGAGGAAAATATGTTAAAAAAGGAGATACTATAGGCTATGTTGGAAATACAGGTCGCTCAACAGGTCCACATCTTCATTTTGAACTTAGAAAACATGGTCAAGCCATAAACCCTCTTCGTGTGGTTCAAGTTACTACTAAAAAACTAAAAGGTAAAGAGGCAAAAGCATTTTTAAAACTAAAAGAAAATTATGATCAAAATGTAAAATTGCATCTAACAAACAAAACACTCTTTGCAAAACCACAAAAAGTCGAAAAAGTTTGTTATTTTTTCAATGGTGGAGTTCCTAAAAAAACTTAA
- a CDS encoding primosomal protein N', translated as MFFYEVAILCSPLSTLTYHFDTLIENATIVNVLVRNREVKAVILSKCEKPEFKTSEILDVSEFVYSAKQIRLAKFISTYYVCSLGEALGVMSAFSFCKTEASQKSSTSGEVELEVEAEVELEIEGEVKAEVKAEKEADGCTTSVVPVRAIKMGEAKATHPNPILTLSDKQTDALEFLKQHKVSLLFGDTGSGKTEIYMKYFEQMIASQKRSIFLMPEISLTPQMSQRLEHHFGDLVVMWHSKLTPKQKKIALEKIYSGDAKIVAGPRSTLFLPIKDLGLIVVDEEHDDSYKSSSRPRYNARDIAIYMGKLYDVEVVLGSATPSLNSYVKFPHFRLKGGHFSFNKEFIYEKSLESLSPLVMQHIKNTLDAKNQTIVFVPTRANFKYLICESCGHTTECVYCSIGMSIHQKSNALKCHYCNYTQAIPNVCSKCGSSSLASSRLGTAEAVKLISEEFVDAKVEQFDRDAITTATKLKKALKRFNSHETDILVGTQMLSKGHDYHGVTLAVVLGMDNMLNMSDYRAREKALSSLIQVSGRSGRAKDAKVLVQTFNEEFFTTFITNYEKFLEEEKIYRKGLYPPYKKLCRILFSHKNGLKAQDEMHKMKERLSYISNIEIVGFGKCAVEKIANKYRFEILLRSDKSTDIIKAISRCKVELAEIDMDPIEFA; from the coding sequence TTGTTTTTTTATGAAGTAGCAATTCTCTGCTCTCCTCTTTCTACCCTTACATATCACTTTGATACTCTTATAGAAAATGCAACTATTGTAAATGTGCTAGTTAGAAATAGAGAAGTAAAAGCTGTAATACTCTCAAAATGTGAAAAACCTGAGTTTAAAACAAGTGAGATTTTAGATGTTAGTGAGTTTGTTTATTCTGCTAAACAGATAAGACTTGCTAAGTTTATCTCTACTTATTATGTTTGTTCTTTGGGTGAGGCTCTTGGGGTTATGAGTGCTTTTTCTTTTTGCAAGACTGAAGCCTCACAAAAGAGTTCCACCTCAGGAGAGGTGGAACTAGAGGTTGAGGCAGAGGTGGAACTAGAGATTGAGGGAGAGGTTAAAGCAGAAGTTAAGGCAGAGAAGGAAGCAGATGGATGTACGACTTCAGTCGTACCTGTAAGGGCAATAAAAATGGGTGAGGCTAAAGCCACACATCCCAATCCCATATTAACTCTTTCTGATAAGCAAACAGATGCACTAGAATTTTTAAAACAACATAAAGTCTCACTTCTCTTTGGAGATACAGGTAGTGGAAAAACAGAGATTTATATGAAGTATTTTGAGCAGATGATAGCATCTCAAAAACGTTCTATTTTCCTTATGCCTGAAATTTCTTTAACTCCTCAGATGAGCCAAAGATTAGAGCATCATTTTGGTGACTTGGTTGTTATGTGGCACTCAAAACTCACACCAAAACAGAAAAAAATTGCATTAGAGAAGATTTACAGTGGAGATGCAAAGATAGTCGCAGGTCCACGCTCAACTCTTTTTTTACCCATAAAAGATTTAGGATTAATAGTTGTAGATGAAGAGCATGATGATAGCTACAAATCATCTTCAAGACCGAGATATAACGCTAGAGATATCGCCATATATATGGGTAAGCTTTATGATGTGGAAGTTGTTCTTGGAAGTGCTACACCATCTCTAAACTCTTATGTAAAGTTTCCCCACTTTAGGCTCAAAGGTGGTCACTTTAGTTTTAACAAAGAGTTTATTTATGAAAAGTCTCTAGAGAGTTTAAGCCCTTTAGTGATGCAACATATAAAAAATACCCTAGATGCTAAAAATCAAACTATTGTTTTTGTTCCAACTCGCGCAAACTTTAAGTATCTTATATGTGAGTCTTGTGGTCACACAACTGAGTGTGTATATTGCAGCATCGGTATGAGCATCCACCAAAAATCTAATGCTCTTAAGTGTCACTACTGTAACTATACTCAAGCTATTCCCAATGTTTGTAGTAAGTGCGGAAGTTCTTCCCTTGCAAGCTCAAGACTTGGAACAGCTGAAGCTGTAAAGTTGATAAGTGAGGAGTTTGTAGATGCTAAGGTTGAGCAGTTTGATAGAGACGCTATTACAACCGCTACTAAACTAAAAAAAGCACTAAAAAGATTTAACTCACATGAGACAGACATACTTGTAGGTACTCAGATGCTAAGTAAGGGGCATGACTATCATGGTGTTACTTTGGCTGTAGTTTTAGGTATGGACAATATGTTAAATATGAGTGATTATAGAGCTAGAGAAAAAGCACTCTCTTCGCTTATCCAAGTTTCGGGAAGAAGCGGTAGAGCCAAAGATGCAAAAGTTTTGGTTCAAACATTTAATGAAGAGTTTTTTACTACTTTTATAACTAATTATGAAAAATTTTTAGAAGAAGAAAAGATTTATCGTAAAGGTCTCTATCCGCCATATAAAAAACTTTGTCGCATATTGTTTTCTCATAAAAATGGTTTAAAAGCACAAGATGAGATGCATAAGATGAAAGAGAGGCTCTCTTATATATCAAACATAGAAATAGTTGGTTTTGGAAAATGTGCGGTTGAAAAAATTGCAAATAAGTATAGATTTGAGATACTGCTTCGTTCAGATAAAAGTACAGATATTATAAAAGCCATATCTAGATGCAAGGTTGAATTAGCAGAAATAGATATGGATCCCATAGAATTTGCATAG
- a CDS encoding type II secretion system protein, which produces MKRAGFTMIELIFVIVILGILAAVALPKFIGVSEQAKVGKLQAYVGTLNRTVLPPYWSDSVLNGNSGSIDTAAYSTKINNDLTAPDGITMNFENINGQSENFENNATVGTAVGSKAYNGVTYSVFCNDGNTTAAARCDLWNGTKWMLTENF; this is translated from the coding sequence ATGAAAAGAGCTGGTTTTACAATGATTGAGTTGATATTTGTTATCGTTATTTTAGGTATTTTGGCAGCGGTTGCGCTTCCAAAGTTTATTGGTGTTTCTGAGCAAGCGAAAGTTGGTAAATTGCAGGCTTACGTTGGGACATTAAACAGAACTGTTTTGCCTCCGTATTGGAGTGATTCCGTATTAAATGGTAATTCTGGTTCAATAGATACTGCTGCATATTCAACTAAAATTAATAATGATTTAACAGCTCCAGATGGTATTACAATGAATTTTGAAAATATTAATGGTCAATCTGAAAATTTTGAGAATAATGCTACTGTAGGTACTGCTGTTGGTAGTAAAGCATATAATGGTGTTACATATTCTGTTTTTTGCAATGATGGAAATACTACTGCAGCTGCTAGATGTGATTTATGGAATGGTACGAAGTGGATGTTAACTGAAAACTTCTAG
- a CDS encoding penicillin-binding protein 2, with product MKNKNKSKKIFLLYTLIGIAFLIFLSVMLLTVLKSRDLPSLYTKNSSKAQRGSIISADGFHIATTQKLYKAVVNTNYIDPQKEELFVELFSIYSGMTSKEIKKRLSKRDGVVVLSYNIPEKRAQYLKKLAYELRRYKVFVERKNPRTGQSTLHGLNILESGESREYPYGNLLTPIIGYPHKLEEDGYTYIKGVKGLEKRFENALASRQDELSQGKRDVNGYIILNKKSFSKPNINGLDIKLNIPVGLQIRIERMLDAMKEELEAKQVICAIMDSKNGKVIAMASSNRFLPKDIKRSDYPSLNSAMTEYSFEPGSVIKTITFALLLDKNLVNPYDLVNGHNGRFKIGRKVITDEHKFDWLSAENVIVHSSNVGIAQLAQKLSGSDFYRGLKNFGFSKKSTNDLIYERAGSIPSVKRLDNEIYKATASYGYGMKANLMQLIRAYSAFNNNGKIIMPKIVSSFIDARGQTTLIENEEQLQAIKSSTANRVKKILIKTVNEGTGKKTKTDGLIIGGKTGTAHIVEDGSYVNRYNTAFLGFSNDKENKYTMGVVVIEPKSSQFASQTAVPVYKKAVDIMVEEGYLKPFSQ from the coding sequence ATGAAAAACAAAAATAAAAGTAAAAAAATATTTCTTCTATATACACTTATTGGCATCGCTTTTTTAATATTTTTAAGCGTAATGCTTCTAACAGTTTTAAAATCTCGCGACTTACCATCTTTATATACAAAAAATTCATCTAAAGCCCAAAGAGGTTCTATTATAAGTGCTGATGGATTTCATATAGCTACTACTCAAAAACTCTACAAAGCCGTTGTAAACACAAACTATATAGACCCTCAAAAAGAAGAACTTTTTGTTGAACTCTTTAGCATCTACTCTGGTATGACCTCAAAAGAGATAAAAAAAAGACTCTCAAAAAGAGATGGAGTGGTAGTTTTAAGCTATAACATACCAGAAAAAAGAGCGCAATATCTCAAAAAACTTGCTTACGAACTTAGACGCTATAAAGTTTTTGTTGAGAGAAAAAATCCTCGTACAGGACAATCAACCCTACATGGATTAAATATCTTGGAAAGTGGAGAGAGTAGAGAGTATCCTTATGGAAACTTGCTAACTCCTATCATAGGTTATCCTCATAAACTAGAAGAAGATGGTTATACATATATAAAAGGTGTAAAAGGTCTTGAAAAAAGGTTTGAGAATGCTTTAGCATCTAGACAAGATGAGCTAAGTCAAGGCAAGAGAGATGTAAACGGCTATATCATACTAAATAAAAAAAGTTTTTCAAAACCAAATATAAATGGTTTAGATATTAAACTAAATATTCCTGTTGGCTTACAAATAAGAATAGAGAGAATGCTAGATGCTATGAAAGAAGAACTAGAGGCCAAACAGGTTATCTGTGCAATTATGGACTCTAAAAATGGAAAAGTAATAGCTATGGCAAGCTCAAACAGATTTTTACCAAAAGATATCAAAAGAAGTGATTATCCATCTTTAAATAGTGCTATGACTGAATATAGTTTTGAACCAGGAAGTGTTATAAAAACTATCACATTTGCTCTGCTTTTAGATAAAAATCTTGTAAATCCATATGATCTAGTTAATGGTCACAATGGTCGCTTTAAAATTGGTAGAAAAGTTATAACTGATGAACATAAGTTTGATTGGCTTAGTGCCGAAAATGTTATAGTACACTCATCAAATGTAGGTATAGCACAACTAGCTCAAAAATTAAGTGGAAGTGATTTTTATAGAGGTCTTAAAAATTTTGGTTTTTCAAAAAAATCTACGAATGATTTAATCTACGAAAGAGCAGGCTCAATACCAAGTGTCAAAAGACTTGATAATGAGATATATAAAGCTACTGCATCTTATGGCTACGGAATGAAAGCAAATCTTATGCAACTCATCCGTGCATATAGTGCTTTTAACAACAATGGAAAAATAATTATGCCAAAAATTGTAAGTAGCTTCATAGATGCGAGAGGTCAAACTACACTAATAGAAAATGAAGAACAACTACAAGCCATCAAAAGCTCAACAGCAAACAGAGTAAAAAAAATACTTATAAAAACAGTAAATGAAGGAACTGGTAAAAAAACTAAAACCGATGGTTTAATTATTGGTGGCAAAACAGGGACAGCTCATATAGTTGAAGATGGAAGTTATGTAAACAGATACAACACAGCTTTTTTAGGTTTTAGCAATGATAAAGAAAACAAATATACAATGGGCGTAGTAGTTATAGAGCCAAAAAGCAGTCAGTTTGCTTCTCAAACTGCTGTACCTGTTTACAAAAAAGCTGTTGATATTATGGTTGAGGAAGGTTACTTAAAACCTTTCTCTCAATAG
- the fliE gene encoding flagellar hook-basal body complex protein FliE, with translation MSEFGKIGGLSSTSTAELLKQKAKVDGASGEAFEEHLKSALNEVNDYQVKGENALSDMATGQVKDLHQAALAIGKAETSMKLMLEIRNKALSAYKELGRTQL, from the coding sequence GTGAGTGAATTTGGAAAGATTGGTGGATTATCATCAACATCGACAGCTGAACTTTTAAAACAAAAAGCTAAAGTTGATGGTGCTAGTGGTGAAGCCTTTGAAGAACATTTAAAATCAGCACTAAATGAAGTAAATGATTACCAAGTCAAAGGGGAAAATGCACTTAGCGATATGGCTACAGGGCAGGTAAAAGATCTTCATCAAGCTGCTCTTGCTATTGGAAAAGCTGAAACAAGCATGAAACTTATGCTGGAAATTAGAAACAAAGCCTTAAGTGCTTACAAAGAGCTAGGTAGAACGCAACTATAA
- the panC gene encoding pantoate--beta-alanine ligase, with protein MKIISTPLELKEYLKNSSKSIGFVPTMGALHEGHITLFKEARKNNDIVVVSIFLNPTQFLKGEDLDKYPRRDEADKKICELSGVDVLFLPDASSIYGSDEVSILAPSIRGFVLEGFSRPGHFNGVLTVVMKLLNIVNPTRAYFGKKDAQQLNLITLMVKHFFMSVEIVGVNTVRESDGLALSSRNVYLSKDERKEALKISSSLHSAAKMISQKNFDSKEIIKKMREILYPLEVFYVEILNRDFEMIKEVELGNSVILVEAKVGNTRLLDNIWL; from the coding sequence ATGAAGATTATATCTACTCCATTAGAGTTAAAAGAGTATTTAAAAAACTCTAGCAAATCAATTGGCTTTGTCCCAACTATGGGTGCACTACATGAGGGACACATTACACTTTTTAAAGAAGCACGTAAAAATAATGATATTGTAGTAGTCTCTATATTTTTAAATCCAACCCAGTTTTTAAAGGGTGAAGATTTAGATAAATATCCAAGAAGAGATGAAGCAGATAAAAAGATATGTGAACTTAGTGGAGTTGATGTTTTGTTTCTTCCAGATGCATCTAGCATCTATGGCAGTGATGAAGTTAGCATCTTAGCACCAAGCATTCGTGGTTTTGTATTAGAAGGTTTTAGTCGTCCTGGACATTTTAATGGTGTTTTAACAGTAGTGATGAAACTTTTAAATATAGTAAATCCTACAAGGGCTTATTTTGGAAAAAAAGATGCACAACAGTTAAATCTTATAACTTTAATGGTAAAGCATTTTTTTATGAGTGTGGAGATTGTTGGAGTAAATACAGTTAGAGAGAGTGATGGGCTTGCTCTTAGCAGTAGAAATGTTTATTTGTCAAAAGATGAAAGAAAAGAGGCTCTTAAAATATCCTCTTCTTTACATAGTGCAGCAAAAATGATTTCACAAAAAAACTTTGACTCAAAAGAGATTATAAAAAAGATGAGAGAGATACTTTATCCTTTAGAGGTTTTTTATGTTGAGATATTAAATCGCGATTTTGAAATGATAAAAGAAGTTGAGTTAGGAAATAGTGTTATTTTAGTCGAAGCAAAAGTGGGTAATACAAGACTACTTGATAATATTTGGTTGTAA
- the prfB gene encoding peptide chain release factor 2, with translation MDNYEYTELLKSLNLKMNNITGVVEPTKLQNRLEEIDELENSQDFWNDATNAAKIQKEKTQYQRKLKKYFLAKDAITDAKELYEMAKEENDEESIQICYDDSSELEQLILKMEVEVLLSGETDANNAILSIHPGAGGTESQDWASMLLRMYKRWAERHEFSVEVLDYQVGEEAGIKDVSIIIKGENAYGYLKVENGIHRLVRISPFDSNAKRHTSFSSVMVSPEIDDDINIVVEDKDIRIDTYRASGAGGQHVNKTESAIRITHIETGVVVQCQNDRSQHKNKATAMKMLKSRLYELELEAQKAEVAGIAKSEIGWGHQIRSYVMQPYQQVKDTRSNEAYSNVSGILDGDIDKMIEGVLIAINRS, from the coding sequence ATGGATAATTACGAATACACAGAACTCTTAAAAAGTTTAAATTTGAAAATGAACAATATTACTGGTGTTGTTGAACCGACTAAATTACAAAATAGATTAGAAGAGATTGATGAGTTAGAAAACTCTCAAGATTTTTGGAATGATGCTACAAACGCTGCAAAAATTCAAAAAGAAAAAACTCAATATCAAAGAAAATTAAAAAAATATTTTCTTGCTAAAGATGCTATCACAGATGCTAAAGAACTTTATGAAATGGCAAAAGAAGAAAATGATGAAGAGTCCATACAAATCTGCTATGATGATAGCTCAGAACTAGAACAACTCATACTTAAAATGGAAGTTGAAGTTTTACTAAGTGGAGAGACAGATGCAAACAATGCCATTCTTTCTATCCATCCTGGAGCAGGAGGTACAGAGTCTCAAGACTGGGCTTCAATGCTTTTAAGAATGTACAAAAGATGGGCTGAGAGACATGAGTTTAGTGTTGAAGTACTAGACTACCAAGTTGGCGAGGAAGCTGGCATAAAAGATGTGTCTATTATCATTAAAGGCGAAAATGCTTATGGATATCTAAAAGTAGAAAATGGCATCCACAGACTTGTTCGCATCTCGCCATTTGATTCAAATGCAAAAAGACATACTTCTTTTAGTTCCGTTATGGTTTCACCTGAAATAGATGATGACATAAATATTGTAGTTGAAGATAAAGACATTCGCATCGATACATATCGAGCTAGTGGTGCTGGTGGACAACATGTCAACAAAACAGAATCAGCTATTCGCATCACACACATAGAAACAGGTGTAGTTGTGCAGTGTCAAAATGACAGATCTCAACACAAAAACAAAGCTACTGCCATGAAGATGCTAAAGTCTCGTCTTTATGAACTAGAACTTGAAGCTCAAAAAGCTGAAGTTGCAGGTATAGCAAAAAGTGAAATTGGTTGGGGACATCAAATCCGTTCTTATGTTATGCAACCATATCAGCAAGTAAAAGACACAAGAAGCAATGAAGCTTACTCTAATGTATCTGGCATCTTAGATGGAGACATAGATAAAATGATAGAGGGTGTTTTAATAGCCATAAATCGCTCTTAA
- a CDS encoding prepilin-type N-terminal cleavage/methylation domain-containing protein, translated as MKNAFTMIELIFVIVILGILASVAMPKFANTKRQADIVSGRADVATIRSAIVNERQTQLVKGINTYITTLSDNDTTLFTGDGTRNLLLYGIKTGSGSGDWAVIAGSARKSYNYMVDGVSTRFDYNSTSGIFGCTSGANDCDELVD; from the coding sequence ATGAAAAATGCTTTTACTATGATAGAACTTATTTTTGTTATTGTGATACTAGGTATTTTAGCATCTGTGGCTATGCCTAAGTTTGCTAATACAAAAAGACAAGCTGACATAGTATCTGGTCGTGCTGATGTGGCTACTATTCGCTCAGCTATAGTAAATGAAAGACAGACTCAACTTGTTAAAGGCATCAACACTTATATAACAACTTTGAGTGATAACGATACTACACTTTTTACAGGAGATGGTACAAGAAATCTTTTACTGTATGGGATAAAAACTGGTTCTGGCTCTGGAGATTGGGCTGTTATTGCAGGTAGTGCTAGAAAAAGTTATAACTACATGGTTGATGGAGTTTCAACTAGGTTTGACTATAATTCTACAAGTGGAATCTTTGGTTGTACATCTGGTGCTAATGATTGTGATGAATTAGTTGATTAA
- a CDS encoding plasminogen-binding N-terminal domain-containing protein, which yields MKYIILVLALALELLAGVVISPLVSVDEKNEIATIEIEKIDVGMSGFISHKIADGHSVILKNIEVISFDKTSKIAMLKMNPYDALKNNALPNGKWTPKVGDEAILAFGYTRGILISPSEDIYHRITRSVKNLQWVHPDIFATILSFNGHPTPLREDFSKFSIATSVGLVFIYLDEKLFTVDAKSFKILTISEAKLKQDSTQLPFYTRVEEIDAAWWGEGSNELESYEPYYYEVLTKANLDNKELQDIVKNYKPKDAK from the coding sequence ATGAAATATATAATTTTAGTTTTGGCTCTTGCCTTAGAGCTGTTGGCAGGAGTTGTAATATCTCCTCTTGTAAGTGTTGATGAAAAAAATGAAATCGCTACTATTGAAATAGAGAAAATTGATGTTGGTATGAGCGGTTTTATATCTCATAAAATTGCTGATGGGCATAGTGTTATATTAAAAAACATAGAAGTAATAAGTTTTGATAAAACGAGTAAAATAGCTATGCTTAAGATGAATCCATACGATGCATTAAAAAACAATGCACTTCCAAATGGAAAATGGACTCCAAAAGTAGGTGATGAGGCTATTTTGGCATTTGGATATACAAGAGGTATATTGATCTCACCAAGTGAAGACATTTACCATAGAATTACAAGAAGTGTAAAAAATTTACAATGGGTTCATCCAGATATTTTTGCAACCATTTTATCTTTTAATGGACATCCAACACCACTAAGAGAAGATTTTAGTAAGTTTTCTATTGCAACTTCTGTAGGTCTTGTTTTTATATATTTGGATGAAAAACTATTTACTGTAGATGCTAAAAGTTTTAAAATTTTAACCATCTCAGAAGCAAAGTTAAAACAAGACTCTACTCAACTTCCTTTTTATACACGAGTAGAAGAGATAGATGCTGCTTGGTGGGGAGAAGGAAGTAATGAGTTAGAATCTTATGAACCATATTATTACGAGGTTTTAACAAAAGCAAATCTAGACAACAAAGAGCTGCAAGATATAGTTAAAAATTATAAACCAAAGGATGCAAAATGA
- the flgB gene encoding flagellar basal body rod protein FlgB, translating to MSIQTSRAHAIVDQALDYRAIRQDMISSNIANADTPFYKPRDISFQDTLMAKKAEIFNESKDKLELAQTDGAHIPLQQERDSSRATTFFRDGHMARNDGNSVDLDVETTEMSKNSIMFNALISGRKKSSAIFKTVLEASGKLS from the coding sequence ATGAGCATACAAACATCTCGCGCACATGCTATTGTTGATCAAGCCCTAGATTACAGAGCTATAAGACAAGATATGATATCTTCAAACATTGCAAATGCAGATACTCCTTTTTACAAACCAAGAGACATAAGTTTTCAAGATACGCTTATGGCTAAAAAAGCAGAAATTTTTAACGAATCTAAAGATAAACTAGAGTTAGCTCAAACCGATGGCGCACATATTCCTCTGCAACAAGAGAGAGACTCTAGTCGTGCTACAACATTTTTTAGAGATGGACACATGGCTAGAAACGATGGAAACAGTGTTGATTTGGATGTTGAAACTACTGAAATGAGTAAAAACTCGATTATGTTCAATGCTCTAATTTCAGGTAGAAAAAAAAGTTCTGCTATTTTTAAAACTGTCCTTGAGGCATCTGGTAAATTAAGTTAA